One segment of Amycolatopsis alba DSM 44262 DNA contains the following:
- a CDS encoding GNAT family N-acetyltransferase — MSHTYPPLNIEVRTPRLTLAGASDELLERLVPTVRAGVAETAPWPFDDPISLYADNPDREWRWLRGIWAGRARVDPSFWRLYFVVLLDGEPVGMQDLIGTDFAKFGTVSSFSWLAPGQRGRGLGKEMRTAVLHLAFAGLGAREASSDAFADNDASNRVSRALGYEKNGTTWDTRRGEVGLIQCWRLTRDAWDRARRDDIELAGVQECLPVLGLV, encoded by the coding sequence GTGAGCCACACCTACCCTCCGCTGAACATCGAGGTACGGACGCCGCGGCTGACCTTGGCCGGGGCGTCGGACGAGTTGCTGGAGCGGCTGGTCCCGACCGTCCGTGCCGGTGTCGCGGAAACCGCGCCATGGCCGTTCGACGATCCGATCTCTTTGTACGCGGACAATCCCGACCGCGAATGGCGGTGGCTGCGGGGGATCTGGGCGGGACGCGCCCGCGTCGACCCGAGCTTCTGGCGGCTGTATTTCGTCGTGTTGCTTGACGGCGAGCCGGTCGGGATGCAGGACCTGATCGGGACCGATTTCGCCAAGTTCGGGACGGTCTCCAGTTTCTCGTGGCTGGCGCCGGGACAGCGCGGACGTGGCCTTGGGAAGGAGATGCGCACGGCCGTGTTGCATCTGGCCTTCGCTGGACTGGGCGCGCGGGAAGCATCAAGTGACGCCTTCGCCGACAATGATGCGTCCAACCGGGTGTCCAGGGCGCTGGGTTACGAGAAGAACGGCACCACATGGGACACCCGGCGCGGTGAGGTCGGGCTGATCCAATGCTGGCGGTTGACCAGGGACGCCTGGGACCGGGCGCGGCGCGACGACATCGAACTCGCCGGTGTCCAGGAGTGTCTCCCGGTGCTGGGCCTCGTCTGA
- a CDS encoding epoxide hydrolase family protein: METTPFRARIPEADLEDLRARLRRTRWPEDETVDGWSQGVPAAYLRELCSYWAETYDWRAAESRLNAIPQFRSEIDGLGIHYLHARSPHPGALPLILSHGWPGSIFEFLDVVGPLTDPVAHGGDAADAFHVVVPSLPGYGFSDKPAKPGWSIQRIADTWIHLMDGLGYERFGAQGGDWGTSITTLMGRTAPERLAGIHLNPPLAAPDPATFGDLTEAERKSLDDLERGNADGSGYANLQRTRPQTIGYALADSPTALCAWIVEKFQAWTDCGGHPENALSRDAMLDDITLYWLTGTGASSARLYWESFAEVSSWFTDSTVDTIAVPTGCSIFPRESPRPSRRWAERRFTDIRYWNELERGGHFAAFEQPAVFTEEVRSFFRLVR, translated from the coding sequence ATGGAGACAACGCCTTTCCGAGCCCGGATCCCGGAGGCCGATCTCGAAGACCTCCGCGCCCGGCTCCGCCGCACCCGCTGGCCCGAAGACGAGACCGTCGACGGCTGGTCGCAAGGAGTGCCCGCCGCGTACCTGCGCGAGCTCTGCTCGTACTGGGCGGAAACCTACGACTGGCGTGCCGCGGAGTCCCGGCTCAACGCGATCCCCCAGTTCAGGAGCGAGATCGACGGTCTCGGCATCCACTACTTGCATGCCCGCTCCCCGCATCCCGGCGCGCTGCCGCTGATCCTCAGTCACGGCTGGCCGGGGTCGATCTTCGAATTCCTCGACGTGGTCGGCCCGCTCACCGATCCGGTCGCCCATGGCGGCGACGCGGCCGACGCCTTCCACGTCGTCGTGCCGTCCCTGCCTGGTTACGGCTTCAGCGACAAACCCGCCAAGCCGGGCTGGTCGATCCAGCGCATCGCTGACACGTGGATCCACCTCATGGACGGCCTTGGCTACGAACGCTTCGGCGCCCAAGGCGGCGATTGGGGCACGAGCATCACCACGCTCATGGGACGGACGGCGCCCGAGCGCCTGGCCGGGATCCACCTCAACCCGCCGCTGGCGGCACCGGATCCGGCGACGTTCGGCGACCTCACCGAAGCCGAGCGGAAATCGCTCGACGATCTCGAACGCGGGAACGCGGACGGTTCGGGTTACGCGAACTTGCAGAGGACGAGGCCTCAGACGATCGGCTACGCGCTCGCCGACTCGCCGACCGCGCTGTGCGCGTGGATCGTCGAGAAGTTCCAGGCCTGGACGGATTGCGGCGGTCATCCGGAGAACGCGCTGAGCCGGGACGCGATGCTCGACGACATCACGCTCTATTGGCTGACCGGGACCGGCGCCTCGTCCGCGCGCTTGTACTGGGAGAGTTTCGCCGAGGTGTCGAGCTGGTTCACCGATTCCACTGTGGACACGATCGCCGTGCCGACGGGCTGCTCGATCTTCCCGCGCGAGTCGCCGCGGCCGTCCCGTCGCTGGGCCGAGCGCCGGTTCACCGACATCCGGTACTGGAACGAATTGGAGCGAGGAGGCCACTTCGCGGCTTTCGAGCAGCCGGCTGTGTTCACCGAGGAGGTGCGGTCGTTCTTCCGGCTCGTGCGGTGA
- a CDS encoding MerR family transcriptional regulator, with the protein MFSIGDFAKHGRVSVRMLRHYDAIGLLRPAHVDPFSGYRSYTGDQLARLNRVIALKDLGFTLTQVQEILDAEIGADELRGMLRLRRAELEAAIAADEARLKAVEARLRSIEREGSMPSEDVVVKSLPAVRVAELTGTASGYVNDEIGPVVQDLYKQLFGALGPITPSGPLIAYYEDDSDGERVLIHAAVPIAAETDGSEGFSTVSLAEVTAAATILHRGSMATVLASYQALAKWVDAHGYRASGPAREFYLECPDDGDKWVTELQQPITKA; encoded by the coding sequence ATGTTCAGTATCGGAGATTTCGCCAAGCACGGCCGGGTGTCGGTCCGGATGCTGCGTCACTACGACGCCATCGGGCTGCTGCGGCCCGCCCACGTCGACCCGTTCAGCGGGTACCGGTCCTACACCGGTGACCAGCTGGCCCGGCTCAACCGGGTGATCGCGCTCAAGGATCTCGGCTTCACGCTCACCCAGGTGCAGGAGATCCTCGACGCGGAGATCGGCGCGGACGAGTTGCGCGGGATGCTGCGGCTGCGTCGCGCCGAGCTCGAAGCGGCCATCGCGGCCGACGAGGCACGGCTCAAGGCTGTCGAAGCGAGGCTCCGGTCGATCGAAAGAGAGGGAAGCATGCCTTCCGAAGACGTCGTCGTCAAAAGCCTGCCCGCGGTCCGCGTCGCCGAACTGACCGGCACGGCGAGCGGATACGTGAACGACGAGATCGGGCCGGTCGTGCAGGATCTGTACAAGCAGCTGTTCGGGGCGCTCGGCCCGATCACGCCGTCCGGACCGCTCATCGCCTACTACGAGGACGACTCCGACGGCGAACGGGTGCTGATCCACGCCGCCGTCCCGATCGCGGCCGAGACCGACGGCTCCGAAGGATTCTCGACGGTGAGCCTCGCCGAAGTGACGGCTGCGGCGACGATCCTGCACCGGGGTTCGATGGCGACCGTCCTCGCCAGCTATCAGGCACTCGCGAAGTGGGTCGACGCGCACGGGTATCGCGCGAGCGGCCCGGCAAGGGAGTTCTATCTCGAGTGTCCCGACGACGGGGACAAGTGGGTCACCGAGCTGCAGCAGCCGATCACCAAGGCCTGA
- a CDS encoding alpha/beta fold hydrolase: MISDDGCELWTSTTGRGEPILCCHGGPGLWDMFGTLDPGPGFRLIRWDQRGAGRSAPRGPYTIERMVADVDAVREWHGLDRVAVLGHSWGAHLGLLYALAHPERVSALVYVSGVGLGHDWHEEFKRKFERVLGERHRRWAELRAMDRDEPEERELAVLQWTADFVADGGRHAEAMATPWFPINYEANAALGEEMRTVPEPELVEACRSLRVPTLIVDGMADNRPRWAVDSLERALPSVTRVRLPGVGHVPWLEAPDAVRGAVTDFLEQYVRPW, translated from the coding sequence GTGATCTCCGACGACGGCTGCGAGCTGTGGACCTCGACGACCGGCCGGGGCGAGCCGATCCTGTGCTGCCATGGCGGGCCGGGTCTGTGGGACATGTTCGGCACGCTCGATCCCGGTCCGGGCTTCCGGCTGATCCGCTGGGATCAGCGCGGCGCGGGCCGCTCGGCACCGCGCGGCCCTTACACGATCGAGCGAATGGTGGCCGACGTCGACGCCGTCCGTGAGTGGCACGGGCTCGACCGCGTCGCGGTGCTCGGGCATTCGTGGGGCGCGCACCTCGGTCTTCTCTATGCCCTCGCGCACCCGGAGCGGGTGAGCGCGCTCGTCTACGTGTCGGGTGTCGGCCTCGGTCACGACTGGCATGAGGAGTTCAAGCGGAAGTTCGAGCGGGTGCTGGGGGAACGGCACCGGCGGTGGGCCGAGCTTCGCGCGATGGACCGCGATGAGCCCGAAGAGCGTGAGCTCGCGGTGCTGCAGTGGACGGCCGATTTCGTCGCCGACGGCGGTCGCCATGCCGAGGCGATGGCGACGCCCTGGTTCCCGATCAACTACGAGGCGAACGCCGCGCTGGGCGAAGAGATGCGGACGGTACCGGAGCCGGAGCTCGTCGAGGCTTGCCGGTCGCTGCGGGTGCCGACGCTGATCGTGGACGGGATGGCGGACAACCGTCCCCGATGGGCCGTCGACTCGCTGGAGCGGGCCCTGCCGTCGGTAACCAGGGTGCGGCTGCCCGGAGTCGGTCACGTGCCGTGGCTGGAGGCGCCTGACGCGGTCCGCGGCGCCGTGACCGACTTCCTGGAGCAGTACGTCAGGCCTTGGTGA
- a CDS encoding GNAT family N-acetyltransferase: MTTYTPPQRTATLADAPAIAALMRASVLELFPRFYDERQTASAAKHIAAIDLLLIEDGTYFVHEADGEIVACGGWSKRNKTHAGDGDAADDDRPLDPATEPARVRAMFVRGDWTRRGLGRAILESCRLAAKAAGFTSLTLTATMPGVPLYRSFGFTEVERVMMTTPDGVDIPGAIMVKDIDRPDSIGP; the protein is encoded by the coding sequence ATGACGACATACACACCACCGCAGCGGACGGCCACCCTCGCCGACGCGCCCGCGATCGCGGCGCTGATGCGGGCCTCGGTGCTGGAGTTGTTCCCCCGGTTCTACGACGAGCGGCAGACCGCGAGCGCGGCGAAGCACATCGCGGCCATCGATCTGCTGCTGATCGAGGACGGGACCTACTTCGTGCACGAGGCGGACGGCGAGATCGTCGCGTGCGGAGGCTGGAGCAAGCGCAACAAGACGCACGCCGGCGACGGCGACGCGGCGGACGACGACCGCCCGCTCGACCCGGCCACCGAGCCGGCGCGGGTGCGCGCCATGTTCGTGCGCGGCGACTGGACCCGGCGCGGCCTCGGGCGCGCGATCCTCGAATCGTGCCGTCTCGCGGCGAAAGCCGCGGGATTCACCTCGCTGACCCTGACCGCGACCATGCCCGGCGTCCCGCTGTACCGGTCGTTCGGCTTCACCGAAGTCGAACGGGTGATGATGACGACGCCCGACGGCGTCGACATCCCTGGGGCGATCATGGTCAAAGACATCGACAGGCCGGATAGCATCGGACCATGA
- a CDS encoding LysE family translocator, with product MISGATALSFVLICLLGAMAPGPDFLVVTRSAILGGRKAGVAAGLGIALGVFVWVVAIALGVAAILTVSAIAFTVVKLIGAAYLIYLGVKAWLAVRRGDYSELKDKATPVVSTREAFRQGLLTNLLNPKVAVFFLALIPQFLPHSASTAQTLQLAVLATTVAVVWTFTLATLVGSLRRFFSSGRVRRGMDAVMGTFLVGLGIKVAVQN from the coding sequence ATGATCTCCGGGGCTACCGCACTCTCGTTCGTCTTGATCTGCCTGCTCGGCGCCATGGCACCCGGCCCGGATTTCCTGGTGGTCACCCGCAGCGCGATCCTCGGCGGGCGCAAGGCCGGGGTCGCGGCCGGACTCGGCATCGCGCTCGGCGTGTTCGTCTGGGTGGTCGCGATCGCGCTCGGCGTCGCGGCGATCCTCACCGTGTCGGCGATCGCCTTCACCGTGGTGAAGCTGATCGGCGCCGCGTACCTGATCTACCTCGGGGTCAAGGCGTGGCTGGCGGTGCGCCGGGGCGACTACAGCGAACTCAAGGACAAGGCGACACCCGTCGTCTCGACCAGGGAAGCGTTCCGCCAGGGGTTGCTGACCAACCTGCTCAACCCGAAGGTCGCCGTCTTCTTCCTCGCGCTGATCCCCCAGTTCCTCCCGCATTCGGCCTCGACCGCCCAGACCCTGCAGCTGGCGGTGCTGGCCACGACGGTGGCCGTGGTGTGGACGTTCACCCTGGCGACGCTGGTCGGCTCACTCCGGCGGTTCTTCAGCTCCGGCCGCGTCCGGCGCGGGATGGACGCGGTGATGGGCACCTTCCTGGTCGGGCTCGGCATCAAGGTCGCCGTCCAGAACTGA
- a CDS encoding cobalamin-independent methionine synthase II family protein, with product MTIPTEPIGSIPRPGYLVEALGEHAAGRLDADGLGELQEKALVDTIKRLEETGSPVITDGEQGKPSFATYPLAGLASLASDGVVIPFADGHTRQLPKLTAGPFRYQTYADTYLREAKKHATKPVKQAVIAASAIGLVYPGEELAGYDKEQFIADLVNEAEADIRRSLDAGADSVQIDFTEGRLSLKLDPSGGLLQSFVDLNNAVLDRFSDEERKKIGVHTCPGGDQDSVHSLDVDYAGLLPTLFQLKVGNVYVQLASEADPERALRVIAEHAGPEQRIFVGVTDPIDPRVETPEEVRDRVLRAAQYISPDRLGTCDDCGFSPFADDTSTSRETAFAKIAARVEGTRLAAEAL from the coding sequence ATGACCATACCCACCGAACCGATCGGCAGCATTCCCCGTCCGGGCTATCTCGTCGAAGCGCTCGGCGAGCACGCGGCCGGGCGGCTCGACGCCGACGGGCTCGGCGAGTTGCAGGAAAAAGCCCTCGTGGACACCATCAAACGACTGGAGGAGACCGGTTCGCCGGTCATCACCGATGGTGAACAGGGCAAACCCAGCTTCGCCACGTATCCCTTGGCGGGCCTCGCTTCCCTGGCGTCCGACGGCGTCGTCATCCCCTTCGCCGACGGGCACACCCGGCAGCTTCCGAAGCTGACCGCCGGACCTTTCCGCTATCAGACCTACGCCGACACTTATCTGCGCGAAGCGAAGAAGCACGCGACCAAACCGGTGAAGCAGGCGGTGATCGCGGCGTCGGCGATCGGGCTCGTCTATCCCGGTGAAGAATTGGCCGGATATGACAAAGAACAGTTCATTGCCGACCTGGTGAATGAGGCGGAAGCCGATATCCGGCGCAGTCTGGACGCGGGCGCGGACAGTGTTCAGATCGACTTCACCGAAGGCAGGTTGTCGCTGAAGCTCGACCCGTCCGGCGGACTGCTGCAGTCCTTTGTGGACCTGAACAACGCCGTGCTGGACCGGTTCTCCGACGAGGAGAGGAAGAAGATCGGCGTGCACACCTGCCCCGGCGGCGACCAGGACTCGGTGCACAGCCTCGACGTCGACTACGCGGGCCTGCTCCCGACGTTGTTCCAGCTGAAGGTGGGCAACGTCTACGTCCAGCTGGCCAGCGAGGCGGATCCCGAGCGGGCGCTGCGGGTGATCGCCGAGCACGCAGGCCCGGAACAGCGGATCTTCGTCGGCGTGACCGACCCGATCGACCCGCGTGTCGAAACCCCCGAGGAGGTCCGGGACAGGGTCCTCCGCGCCGCCCAGTACATCTCGCCGGACCGGCTCGGTACCTGTGACGACTGCGGTTTTTCGCCGTTCGCCGACGACACCTCGACGTCGCGCGAGACCGCGTTCGCCAAGATCGCCGCCCGTGTCGAAGGCACCCGCCTCGCCGCCGAAGCGCTCTGA
- a CDS encoding DUF3040 domain-containing protein: MLSHHDRQELEKIERWFELTEPALAARLGSGRPARPPLLRLVVVLTLDILAGLLMLAGMVLSSPALLLTGMITVTTAVIVHLSRFGRD; encoded by the coding sequence ATGCTGAGCCATCATGATCGGCAAGAGCTGGAGAAGATCGAGCGCTGGTTCGAGCTCACCGAACCCGCGCTGGCCGCCCGGCTCGGCTCCGGCAGGCCCGCGCGTCCCCCGTTGCTCCGGCTCGTGGTCGTCCTGACTCTCGACATCCTCGCCGGCTTGCTCATGCTGGCGGGCATGGTGCTGAGCAGCCCGGCCCTTCTGCTGACCGGGATGATCACCGTGACCACGGCGGTGATCGTGCATCTGTCCCGGTTCGGGCGCGACTGA
- a CDS encoding YciI family protein encodes MRYMIIIKADEDSEAGKLPPMEAFTAMAKFNQEMHDAGILLSGEGLQQSSKGARVTIGAAGTTVTDGPFTEAKELVGGFWIVDVPSRAEAIEWAKRCPTPPNSDTVLEVRKILEAEDFGEAFTPELQENEQRMRDEIAERS; translated from the coding sequence ATGCGGTACATGATCATCATCAAGGCGGACGAGGATTCCGAAGCCGGGAAGCTGCCGCCGATGGAGGCCTTCACCGCCATGGCGAAGTTCAACCAGGAGATGCACGACGCCGGAATCCTTCTGAGCGGCGAAGGACTCCAGCAGAGCTCGAAGGGTGCGCGGGTCACGATCGGCGCCGCCGGGACCACCGTCACCGACGGCCCGTTCACCGAAGCCAAGGAACTCGTCGGCGGCTTCTGGATCGTCGATGTCCCGTCGCGCGCCGAGGCGATCGAGTGGGCGAAGCGCTGTCCCACTCCCCCGAACAGCGACACCGTGCTCGAGGTCCGCAAGATCCTCGAAGCCGAGGACTTCGGCGAGGCCTTCACCCCGGAACTGCAGGAGAACGAGCAGCGGATGCGCGACGAGATCGCCGAACGGTCTTGA
- a CDS encoding DNA polymerase IV, translating into MAVQEWVLHVDLDQFIAAVEVARRPELRGKPVVVGGTGDPAERAVVATASYEAREFGIQSGMPLRTAAKRCPDAIFLATDAPAYQEVSDRVMATLREFPVVVEVLGWDEAFLGAAIDDPEALAADIRRVVAEETGLSCSVGIGDNKLRAKLATGFAKPAGIYRLVQENWWDVMAEKPTDALWGIGTKTTKKLAEAGYHTVLELAGADPADLAVRFGPKLGPWYRILAGGIGDTEVTATPYVARSRSRETTFQQNLTDPDAMAAEVATLAKRVSQDVAEEGRPAARVAVKVRFAPFLTHTHSVTLPAPTADPAEIEKAALTVLGMFDLGRPVRLLGVRAEFLSTAERSASP; encoded by the coding sequence GTGGCCGTCCAGGAGTGGGTGCTTCACGTCGACCTCGACCAGTTCATCGCGGCGGTCGAGGTCGCCCGGCGGCCGGAGCTGCGCGGCAAGCCCGTGGTCGTCGGCGGCACCGGCGACCCGGCCGAACGGGCCGTGGTGGCGACGGCTTCGTACGAGGCGCGGGAGTTCGGCATCCAGTCCGGGATGCCGTTGCGAACCGCCGCGAAACGCTGTCCTGACGCGATCTTCCTGGCGACCGACGCGCCCGCGTACCAAGAAGTCTCCGATCGGGTGATGGCGACGCTGCGGGAATTCCCGGTGGTGGTCGAGGTGCTCGGCTGGGACGAGGCGTTCCTCGGCGCCGCCATCGACGATCCCGAGGCGCTCGCCGCCGACATCCGGCGGGTGGTGGCCGAGGAGACCGGGCTGTCCTGCTCGGTCGGTATCGGGGACAACAAGCTGCGAGCCAAACTCGCCACCGGATTCGCCAAACCGGCCGGGATCTACCGTCTCGTCCAGGAGAACTGGTGGGACGTCATGGCCGAGAAGCCGACGGACGCGCTTTGGGGCATCGGCACCAAGACCACGAAGAAGCTCGCCGAGGCCGGCTATCACACCGTGCTGGAGCTGGCGGGCGCCGATCCGGCGGACCTCGCCGTCCGGTTCGGCCCGAAGCTCGGCCCGTGGTACCGGATCCTCGCCGGGGGAATCGGCGACACCGAAGTCACCGCGACGCCTTATGTCGCACGGTCCCGGAGCCGTGAGACGACTTTCCAGCAGAACCTGACCGACCCCGACGCCATGGCGGCCGAAGTCGCCACGCTGGCGAAGCGCGTTTCGCAGGACGTCGCCGAAGAAGGAAGGCCCGCCGCGCGGGTCGCGGTCAAGGTCCGGTTCGCACCGTTCCTGACCCATACGCACAGCGTGACCCTGCCCGCACCGACCGCGGACCCGGCCGAGATCGAGAAGGCGGCCCTGACCGTCCTCGGCATGTTCGACCTCGGCAGACCGGTCCGGCTGCTGGGGGTCCGGGCCGAATTCCTCTCGACGGCGGAGCGATCCGCGTCGCCTTGA
- the ahcY gene encoding adenosylhomocysteinase encodes MSPTLSKVNGIEFAVADLSLAEAGRKQLRLAEVEMPGLMALRREYADSQPLKGARVAGSLHMTVQTAVLIETLVALGAEVRWVSCNIFSTQDEAAAAVVVGPDGTVEKPSGSAVFAWKGETLAEYWWCTDQLFDFGDGRLPNMVLDDGGDATLLIHKGVEFEAAGAVPKATEEDGEEYGLVLETLRESLGRDTGRFTRIAKEVRGVTEETTNGVKRLYKLAKEGELLFPAMNVNDSVTKSKFDNKYGIRHSLIDGLNRGTDVMIAGKVAVICGYGDVGKGAVESLRGQGARVVVTEIDPICALQAAMEGLDVVELDDVVERGDIFITTTGNFDIIMADQMAKMKHNAIVANVGHFDNEIDMAGLAKIPGIQKIEIKPQVHEWVFPATADRAAHSIIVLSEGRLMNLGNATGHPSFVMSNSFTNQTIAQIELFTKQGEYATDVHVLPKHLDEKVARLHLDALGVRLTKLTKRQAEYIGVDVEGPYKLDHYRY; translated from the coding sequence GTGAGCCCCACCCTGTCCAAGGTCAACGGGATCGAATTCGCCGTCGCCGACCTCTCCCTCGCCGAGGCGGGCCGCAAGCAGCTGCGCCTCGCCGAGGTCGAGATGCCCGGCTTGATGGCGCTGCGCCGCGAGTACGCCGACTCGCAGCCGCTGAAGGGCGCGCGGGTCGCGGGTTCGCTGCACATGACCGTCCAGACCGCCGTGCTGATCGAGACGCTCGTCGCGCTGGGCGCCGAAGTGCGCTGGGTGTCCTGCAACATCTTCTCCACGCAGGACGAGGCGGCCGCGGCCGTCGTCGTCGGCCCGGACGGCACCGTCGAGAAGCCCTCGGGCTCGGCGGTGTTCGCGTGGAAGGGCGAGACCCTCGCCGAGTACTGGTGGTGCACCGACCAGCTCTTCGACTTCGGTGACGGCCGCCTCCCGAACATGGTCCTCGACGACGGCGGCGACGCGACCCTGCTGATCCACAAGGGTGTCGAGTTCGAGGCCGCCGGCGCCGTCCCGAAGGCGACCGAGGAGGACGGCGAGGAGTACGGCCTCGTGCTGGAGACGCTGCGCGAGAGCCTCGGCCGCGACACCGGCCGGTTCACCCGCATCGCCAAGGAGGTCCGCGGGGTCACCGAGGAGACCACCAACGGCGTCAAGCGGCTCTACAAGCTCGCCAAGGAAGGCGAACTGCTCTTCCCGGCGATGAACGTGAACGACTCGGTGACGAAGTCGAAGTTCGACAACAAGTACGGCATCCGTCACTCGCTCATCGACGGTCTCAACCGCGGCACCGACGTGATGATCGCGGGCAAGGTCGCGGTCATCTGCGGTTACGGTGACGTCGGCAAGGGCGCGGTGGAATCGCTGCGGGGCCAGGGCGCCCGCGTGGTCGTCACCGAGATCGACCCGATCTGCGCGCTGCAGGCGGCGATGGAGGGCCTCGACGTCGTGGAACTCGACGACGTCGTCGAGCGCGGCGACATCTTCATCACCACCACCGGCAACTTCGACATCATCATGGCCGACCAGATGGCCAAGATGAAGCACAACGCGATCGTCGCGAACGTCGGGCACTTCGACAACGAGATCGACATGGCCGGGCTCGCGAAGATCCCCGGCATCCAGAAGATCGAGATCAAGCCGCAGGTGCACGAATGGGTCTTCCCCGCGACGGCCGACCGTGCGGCACACTCGATCATCGTGCTGTCCGAGGGCAGGCTGATGAACCTCGGGAACGCGACCGGCCACCCGAGCTTCGTGATGTCGAACTCCTTCACCAACCAGACGATCGCGCAGATCGAGCTGTTCACGAAGCAGGGCGAGTACGCCACCGACGTCCACGTGCTTCCGAAGCACCTCGACGAGAAGGTGGCGCGCCTGCACCTCGACGCGCTGGGCGTCCGGCTGACGAAGCTGACCAAGCGCCAGGCCGAGTACATCGGCGTGGACGTCGAGGGTCCGTACAAGCTGGACCACTACCGCTACTGA